In Mytilus edulis chromosome 8, xbMytEdul2.2, whole genome shotgun sequence, the genomic window CTAAAAGACCAGCCGTAAGTATTGTTGttgttaagggagctaccatttgattttaaggGGAATGGGGGCCACATGCACCCCCTATTGTTCCCCATTCTATATCTCATTATAgctaaataaagataaaaatctTATCTACATTAATTAAAAGAACATAAAATAGCCAATTAAACCTTATCTACATATCTACATTATTAGGCTAGCCATCAGAACGTTTAGTTgttttatttgaacagcaataatgttggAATGAAACTGATAGCTTCTCAACATGAGTTATGCTACATATGTAggagaaaaaacaaaaagaaagaagattttttttgtagGAAATATGTCATCAGAAAAAAcacattactgtaaattcagaaattattgcgtgcatttattatatttttcacgAATGGACAACATTGCGagtttaattattgcgtttacaaaaaaatatgcataaaGATTTATGTTTCTGTTATTAaaatgcaagttcttattattgtgatactcacctagtcgcattattcgcattaataaaaacctcgcaataatttcttaattgacAGTAAATAGCTATTTAAACCTTATttactacatcatgtacattataaataagatgatttttgttttttgtaggaAATTTGTCATCTGAGAAAGCACATTAAATACAGTCCAAAAAAACTTTGGTATCATGCACTTATGGTAAGTAGTTAATATTATGTTTTCTATATAGGCGACAATTGactatatttctctaattttttccCAATTTATCCTTTTCTTGACCTATTGATTCTGTGGTTCTGTTTGTTTAATCTTAGTCCTTTATTAGTTAAAATTCAAATATCAGgtcaaattttcttgcttacCTCTGAATTTACTTTTGTGGCTTCATAAAGAAGGGGACCTTGCCTACTGACATAACATAGAAAGAACATATTTTTTCAGATAATTGGAACAGAAGTGTTAtctgtatatatattgtttaaaagttaAGAGAGAaccagattccaccaccaaatttCATGCACTGCTGTAGGATATTTCACCacttataacaataaaatttcaaatgtttaaatgCTTGGCTTACACATTTTGCTTTCCTGATTTGCAGCAAGTAAAGTGCAATATTTTGATCCTCCAGTTTCATGAGTTTGATACAGATGCgcatatttcttttaaaagaatttgacaTGGCTTCAATATAGTCCTATTGGCATAAGGTCAGAATGAACTGACTCATATACAAAAAGAATTCTCAGTCCAGGAACACCACGAGTTGCCTGTAAATCAAATCtctattcattattattttattatttgctggataccaattttcatagattttttggGTACTagagaaccacgaatttaaatgttcaatgaattacaaGTTTTCTGTTGGAATGTTAATGCAGACTTtgtcaaaacattatatttaagtgtcagtctttgtaagaatcaggcaatttaagtaaaaattaaaacatgattagaaACCCACCCAGttaatcatgctatttaatactaaccatcatcctgagttaaaaagtgttagtcttttgtttgtgtttgtctggtaatatcaaataacatGGTTAgaaattggttagaatgatagcaaattacagagttatctccccttattcgttaatttctagtgcatttcaaccaaattgtatcttctgtTACcagaaaagaaaatggaaatgaatgttatttttgtgcataactacatatcatgaactgaaatcaatgtcaaataggGTGGggtttttttggtcatgttttcaccactgcctgattcttaggcagactggcacttaataTCTACAAAAATAGTAGTTTTCCTCATTTTATGAATATCGTTACCCACTTAAAAATTAACGAATGCACAGTATCTTGTggtgtttgttttgatttttatgtaaaattgtcATTATTAATTGACTTTAAAAGAAGGTTTACAATTAAcataaaccaatcaaaatgcatTTATATGTAATTTAGGTTAAATCTGAAATATCATATTCTGTTTAATTTTTTCCAGATTCGTGGGATGTCAGTAGATGAAGCTATCAAACAGTTATCATTTCAAAAGCACAAAGGGGCACATATCATTAAAGAGGTATGCAGTGTATTTTGTTTTACAGTTAACTGttgacttttttaaattgttatgcccttaccacaatgtaccatagaGGATGGggtcattaagtgttaccctttcTGTCTTTCTATCATTCTGTCTCTCCATCTTTCCTTCAATCCCATTATTGTTTCAGCACTCTAACCTAAGTTAGTCTCATGCAAAAGACAAGGTACAATAGGCCTGTTTTTGGTCTcactattttctcatttttcaaattttgttttggaaagctacttatcacattaaaatattcccttaggtttgaagtttgtttaatgaaactcatacacaatgctaaCAACACATTCAAATTGGGCCAGTAAGttatttaccattctagagtCATGCCCTTTTTAACTTGGAAAATTGCAATGCTACATCTGGGAATAATTGCAATGCTACATCTGGGAATAATTGCAATGCTACATCTGGAAATAAATGCAATGCTACAGCTGGGAATAATTGCAATGCTACAGCTGGGAATTATTGCAATGCTACAGCTGGGAATAATTGCAATGCTACAGCTGGGAATTGTCCTCAGAAACATTCTtcttttattctatatatatgaaatgaatgtttattaatctatataaaaaatttggtgaacaagaatttgaaattaataatatGGTAATTAGATAATGGAATTACTGAGTAAAATTTTAATGTCATAAGTTTTTAGCATATTTGTTATATCCTCTTAAAGCatatttgttatacatgtacatgtatcctcTTAAAgcatatttgttatatatatcctcttaaaataaatagataaatgtatGGATACTGTACATAAATCTCCATGGAAAAATACAAAAGAATGAAGACGAAATGGGCAAAAGTACAGAATAAAGGccaaaaatatatagaataagCAAAATAGACCAAAAAATGAAGAATACAGAATAGTGGGGTGCTGACATGTAATGAATAGAATTTTTGTTCtcctaaaaatgaataaaaagaaagaaagtatGTTGGAACGGACctaaaataatttaagaaaaaattataatcacTTAGTACAATTGAGATGagatttttctctttttattagACAATAGAAGAATGCCAGGAAATTGCTGTCAAGGACCACAATGTAgagtttaaatcaaatatgtggGTTGGTAAGTATACAATATTGTAGTTAACAGTACAATATTTAAGTTAACCAAGTATTTTTAAGGGTTAAAACTGAAATAAATCTATGGTAGATATACACAGTTTAATTTTATCCTGAAaatttcaatacttttaaatCTATGGTAGATATCCTAGTCTACTGTCATCCTGAAAACTTATATCtatttgtcaaaataaaggaGCTTTGGTTGTAGTAcctataaaatgtatttgaaatcagtaacACAACTTTGAGAACAGTTTAAGTTCATAACAACTGATCAAGTCTACAGAATTTCAATGTAAGCACAGAAATACAACCCTTTAGTGAtgtgatttgaaattttgatgaatttAGTTGGTTAAAAAAGTACAAATGCAGGATCTTCTTCCTAAATGGGTTACCAGATGCTGCATATATTTATCTCATATATTTTTCACagattatttaaaacttttattgttTTGCTTTTGGGTTGATAAGTTtggaataataaattaaataagtgATGGTTTATGTTAAGTTGTTCCTTTAACAGTAATACAAATAATTATTGGGTCACTTTCCCCTAAAAATTTGTCTGTGCTAAAATCACCTTGTCCAGTATgaattgatacatgtatgtttacaatttatgataaattacaaattttttgtcaatatattgcaaaaaaatgaaaacatgaatTGTAAAAATTTCCTTCAAATAGTTAatctttttcaaactttttttcagAGGATTCTTTTATGAAACAGTCTGCAATAGTGAAAGGCTTTCGTATCATGGGTCGAGGTCGAGGATCTAGAGTTCGATATCGTTATGTTCATTACTTCCTGAGATTACGAGAGGGGAAACCACCCAAGCATTACTATCCCCCGCCAGAAACAGGATATGAAAAAATGGAGAACTATATTAAAGACCAGAGAAAAAGGAGAATTTTCCTAGCGTTATGATATGATTAACcaataaaatgctttaaaaataaaaatgtgatgTTGGATGATCTGATTGATGTGTAAggcatttttatttacatgtgtaCCCAATCTACTTACTGTCTACCcttttggagcacctgagatcacccccaatttTTCGATGGGTTTGtgttgcaataaaataaaataaaaatataatatatagcaACATACACACATCCACATCATAGGCTCCCGAaattggacaggcacataccaAATGTTAAGAGGTTAACCACTTTGCTTGCACCAAACCAATGAAGGTTTATAAAAAGGTCTTTTGGCAATTCATTTTAAAGCCTTTTGCTTCAAATATACCAGTTTATAGATCTGATTTTCCAACTTTTGAACAAATATTCCCTGATGGCTTTGTATGCAGCCTAATCAATCTGTTCCTCTTTTTACTGAAAATAATTGCAGCATAACTATGCATTGCCTAACTGTTAAGTTGTTATTTATACTGTGTTGAAGTTTTGAAACTTCTAGGAGTAAACCTGTTAGTGAGATTTTCTTTTTGCATTACTTTGATTCATGATACTGATCGCCTCTggaaaaacaaatttacaaaaggggatattaatatattttcaagaaAGTATATAAATGTTAGAAGTTAGAGATTtgagatttttaaaaaaattatagttttttcaccaattttttatgtgctttctatacaaatgttcacctgttttgaaagaattcaatcagtaatatttcaaCAAGCAAAAGATgtatgtaaaattttacaaaaatctgtgacatagcccatttaaaACTTGAATTTGACCTCAATATATAATATGACAGAAAAAATAACAACTTATTCATAGTGCTTCTGttttattgatttataaaaatcttttattGCATTGAGACCTTCTTTTCTCTCCAAAACAAGTCTTCAAAATGGAATGCTCCATTGCTTAAACTTAAGCATGTTCTTGACTTGAAACATTTCCCAAACTAAGATGGTTTATCTTTCCACAACAAGTCTGCTGGAATAGAAGGTGACATTGTTAAAATCTTTGGAATATCCTCTTCTGTCGTAACATTTGGGATTCTTTTTCGGCTGACTACATTTTCAACAAGACTTTTCTTATATTCCGTCCACTTCCTGTTTGCTTCAAACTTCAGATACAGATTTTGATTTGAGGGTATTTTTTCCTCATTCTTGTTCTTCATCTCTTCTAATTGATCCATCATTAGATTAATTGCAAAAAATGCAGAGTTGATCACCAAGCATTCTACTTTACCATTTGTAATGATATAAGTATCCTGAAGATTTTCACCTGCAGATAGAAAAATTAGATAAGTGTCTGGCTGTTTGTATCTACTGTAAAGTAACCTTTATTGTTTGTACTTATAGTAATACATTCTCATAACAACACCAAAATAATCATCAGAATATAGAGACAGgaatgtttgtatatatatatactttgttcTATAAACTCAGTATTATTTTATGTACACTATTATTTAATTCACATATCAACACCAAAATTGTATCAGTATATAGAGGATAGATGTTTTTACTATAAAGTAGATATTATTTTATGTactaagggagcaaccatttaatgTTTAAGGGGGTGGGCTAggatgaaatgttttttttaaaaaggcaggatgagacactttccaaaaaaaaaatgtaggatgacaatttttaaagagaaaaaatcaggttaaaataataaaaaagacaggaccaaataaagtgaaaaataaaaaggcaggacagagattacaacacaaaaaatgcaggacaaaaaaataaaaatcaaatggtaactcCCTCAGTAATAGTTATAAATGAACATACCAACACCAAAATAGTCACCAGGATAGAGAGACATGACTGTCAACATGTGGTTTTCTGTTCTACATATTCTTGTGTGTTTTCCGTATGGCTTGTTGAGAAATTCAGAGTGATCTTTCTTGTTATCAGACAAAAACAGGGATGGTCGCAGATAAGGGGACTGAGTCCTGAGCAGtgatattttctttatcatgtcACATTTTCCTTTACGTATAAAGTAGACAGCTTCTGTCAATTGTGTTTTGTCTCCAAATATCACCTGGAAAAATACaagtaataaaaatataaatcagcATTTTTCAATTTCTATTAAGATTGTCTTAGCAGGAGTAAAGTgacatcagaggcggatttagggggggggggggcgagggggcccagccccccccccctttttgggaaaagaattggttgcttatatagggaatcattgaagcgtgactggagtgggcccccatttatgaaaatttctggatccgccactggacatGACAAGTAACTTATCACCAGATTTGCACTTAAATGAGCATCATgacaggtgccacatatggatCAGGATCTGGCTTATTTTTCTTGGGCATCTGAGTTCATATCAAGTTTTTGTGGGGTTACTGTTGCTCAATAATTAGTTTTCTATGCAGTGTTTCGTcgtttttagtggaagaagacgtcaagtcttctgaagacttaaggggccgACCATTGGCtttgagtctccgtatgccgcattcatttcgtgtattacaatttcaaaacaacttagattcctgacactgatttttacacatgattgggcatctgaatcatttaatttgtaaattatgattgtaaaacaatcactatcgtaaatatgacccttttatttatgtaaattattagatttcatctcatccacatgaacgtaatttgtttacttgtaacaggatgttttaactgtagatatttgtattacgcatgcgtgaatttggtatcggtacaactcgccctgtttacaagttcgcccttgaagttacgaatttgcaatcctgcagacaagaagattttgtttttatataaataaaaaggatatataaagtgttgtctttattcatggttttcctttgtcatgtgaattagatgcccttcgtaacatacatgtgaacctcccgtttaggagaaaaaactcccgtgtatgaaatttttcagacgccatatttgatcatttcttactactgtacgggtgtaattgacacctgtgttaaattttacctgaacatcaaagaagatgtataattatatggcttcacttgacagcttgagtgtcaaacatactggtaatccacgatgtttacctccggctaactgccgttgtgttatcaaaacgatgtgtattgggaatattgaaatacttttttgttacttccctttgttttatcctgttttcagttattttgcttttaaaaatgtaaatggtaaaaagactataaatgattaatattttaatcaaataatcataaaaggatgttgattaaatgaatttaaatgttttggacaaataaaaaaattaaaatttataaattattttattaatttagacctcctttcaaggattaaattgaagtttatatattaaatttgtttataacgGTTAGACGTCAACATACAATATGTGCAACTAGgctttttgaaaaattgaaattcaagaataaagataaaaaaaaaaggctaatAGTCTAGCttctgctagcttcatgtataatttttctaccgatttaatatataactggaattatgcaaacagacttaaggaaaaggcatgtaagtcatgtaagttcatacaaatatgacacttttctagacaatccagatcttgcaaaatacatcgctaaaaattgtaacctttaattttgttgttgtgcagtaaaaacccatatgggaactttcaaaagttggcaggtatgtaacaagtcttactatttttatgctccatttatgggcaatatgttttctagtctgtccgtccgtcctgcttctggttataaagtttatggtcgaggtagtttttgatgaagttgaaatccaatcaacttgaaacttagtacacatgtgttcctcttgatatgatcttcttaattactgccaaattaaagattttacctaattttcatagtcaactgaacatagaaaatgattgtacggatgggaaatccatgtacttatgaccttttcttgtttgaagaaaaaaaaaccattttaacgataatggaacaaagcagcctgggtaagtggggctgcttttatggtaattcaagttaccttttattcaccttcttccacttcagagctatcagctctttgattcaaTTTTAATTTGCAATGGAGGTGTCAGTTTTTGTGAGTTTTAAATTTTACCTTGGTATCtaccaaatctttatattttattttgtcaagATGTTTTATCATACCATGGTAAATCATGTTTCACCTTTTTAACTGTAAGAAAACTGGGAAAAGGGagatcttttttaaaataaattattggattttcattatgttttatgaaACTGATAGTTTTGTATGTTATCCGGCAATCTTTGCTTCATattgataaacatattttttctatcATGGATATTTTCACAACAAAGGAAATGAACAATGGGTATAAAATCGTCAAATTTAGAAGGGATAAAGCTGAATCAGATCATTAAATATGACTAAGTTTTGTCTGACCAATTTCGGGTTTAATTAAGAAAAAGACAACACTAGACCAAGGACTTCTATACAAATCCTTTACTGGACTTGTCTTATCAATATGTGATCAAATATAATTGTTAAATAAGCCCAAGTCAGTGGGGCTAGAAATACCCAAATGGAAGGTCAAAATCAATAACATTTTAGCTAAAgagcattgaaaaaaaaagtaaaattgctATGATAATCGATGCCTGTGGAAATTAAACCTTGGTATTGTGCACATTCTTCTTTCGATATTGATATTTATCTTTctattatcagagacatataatacaatatgtctATGCTATTATATTGTAAATGAGtgaaaaatgaatttattttctattctaaaaATTAGAACTGTCCTTTTACGCAAAAATGAGTTCAAATGCGATCGGGTGTTCTACGTTCTTCAAGTTCTTTACGTCCAATTTTCCCCGCTTAAATGTCACAACTATTGGTTTGCATCAATGACGGCAAATAACTGGTAAACCAAAATAAGCGGAATATGTAATAGGGCTTACTGTGTTGTCCGGGAATGACTTCATATCTGACATGTCTGTTACGCTCTTCATCTGGTCAATGGAGGCTCCTTCGAAACTTTGTTGGTTCCTGATAAATGTATTTCTGTGCTGCCAGTTCTCTTCATATTGGTGACGTAAAACATTATTAAACTCGGACTTGCTGAGACTTAAAAACTCGCTATCACCTAAAAGATGTAAATAAGAAGAGAGAAAGGGACGAAACAAacgaaaaaataattttaagggGGTCACTATTAAAACAAGAAGCAGTAATCAAAGTGTGCATTGAGTAAAAGAAAGGCTCGtttattattctataaatataagCACAAATCAAATTGTatagagagagagatagagatatattttatttccaatggTGGACCCATTACAGGCATAATCAGTAcattgatttttgtcgagccatcgactttagtcgaaaaagcgatcctacattccgtcgtcgtcggcggcgtccacaaatattcactctgtggttaaagtttttgaaattttaataagtttcttaaactatactgaatttctaccaaacttggacagaagcttgtttataatcataagatagtatccagaagtaaattttgtaaaaaaataaatccattttttccgtacagtattttacttttaaatggacttagtttttctgcggggaaacattacattcactctgtggttaaagtttttttaaattttaataactttcttaaactatcctgggtttgtaccaaacttggacagaagcttatttatgatcataagattgtatccagaagtaaattttgtaaaaagataacttcatttttttctgtattttacctTTAAATGGACTAacattttcttccagttaacatcac contains:
- the LOC139485896 gene encoding large ribosomal subunit protein uL22m-like, yielding MMSLKNLCRLLRHGSLQTRLLANESLGSRLFQSSPAINQSVVCCGLTVNQSTHKLSGCRQFHTSIPRNDENESMPDPETGWPKLKEEKEWLDYNKIVYPPQKPGDPKRPAEICHLRKHIKYSPKKLWYHALMIRGMSVDEAIKQLSFQKHKGAHIIKETIEECQEIAVKDHNVEFKSNMWVEDSFMKQSAIVKGFRIMGRGRGSRVRYRYVHYFLRLREGKPPKHYYPPPETGYEKMENYIKDQRKRRIFLAL